Below is a genomic region from Hevea brasiliensis isolate MT/VB/25A 57/8 chromosome 3, ASM3005281v1, whole genome shotgun sequence.
ggtattctattctcactaagttctaagcaaAACATCTATCgttctgcaaaaaccatccaaaattccataccgaagactagatggtctcactctataggtatcaactttactttgcaactagtccaaacctgcagtctgatggcaactcttactgtaactctagctcatgctagggtaactgagtcactgactctagttaccacccaactgtgacctttcgatattctagctctagactcttaaccaggagttcccaactcctttgcagatatagaactgCTTGCAGTATTCTTGTACCAAAATAGAGACTGCCTGCAAcatcctcattatggagcaccacggggatgcacgcagctctacacaataatctcatgtcggtactgtaatctgcagcttacagagcagacatcgagaacattgtatagttactacgatacgtctgacagactaggtctccctaatttcttatctcctgaatcttctattatcacaaacttattctaactggggtcatctactgatgactgccagtagtggtatcctcatccttatctagggaaactgtacttttaagactcacttttatgtactcgtgtcttacacgaaatgggcacaccatttaaacccatactgacaaaaatataacatttcttggagtacgtatcctcatgatagatctcacatgtctactaactctatttcacatttctgtgtactccacgaaaatcaaaacactaactgaggtaatcttatatttcccgaggtataacgtagaatctagaaacaaagaattacaggaaaagacgaaacagaatcctatactccgcatgtgactcctagtagactcttcccaacacttagataatttttccctatgaatctggagcctaagctctgataccacatttgtcacgacccaacctatgggccggaccggcactaggacctgggccagcctaaagcccccgaggcccgtagtaagcctaactgttcattaacccaactctaaggcccatttgggcccagtatcaagaaaacaaacggacagagtccggccataaaatggactttccaacggggagttttcgactcacccgacctgtaaacacaataaacaatccattggggagctcagctcaccctccacatacttagcaacataataataaatgggagctcagctccctcatccaatccatcaaacagacttaaaatattaagtttacaggtccaacatgaatataatattacagaccaatttcaaataattactgctaacacatgcggaaattctaggagtaattaaagttacacaatattgataaacaacctgcgaggtaaaaaggcaggttaacccagaacaaaatatcctcctgtggcctgtaaaaatttttgaacaggagtgagcgttcgactcagagagtaaaatatcaattttaaccataatctctataactatctgtaactaatgcaccctatagtgtgaaatgcaacataaataacattttcacatcataacatcaaaaagttaatttagagcactcacacacctgtagtatcaatcataacatatgggagccgatccctatctgaccctcttaaatccaactttggtgccaattactcaagctcggacttccacttaataaccaaatcgaggtcccagaattactcaagccgtgactacccctcgaaggatcgggtcccaataagaactcaagccgtgactacccgtcctatccatagtccacaccacatcacacgcacgccaacgcacgcactgctgctccaaattaccgcaacaacattcatggcactttaatgattatcaatgcaacataaatcgtgcctagagtttaactacataattatatgcatataagtgatgcatgggcatcgacatataataatatcgaaattacaattaaaattaatattttactcacagacttgacggcaatcactgtggcggctgggcgaaggaagaaggctgtcccggctcacctgacaattatattacaattatttaatacaaatgactcaatacaaatcaagaaaagacccaatacgtcctaagtcgtgccgaaaatccggcagagtctcccctatacctaggacctacccaacctgcaaaagggctcaaaacacacttctatatccacaatccatatatccacaactcaatcacatcacacagcccctcctgggcccatcaaatcaatcattcatcacaatatgtaaaatttcaatttagtccttgtaattgatcatttttgcaaaaactgctcaaataagctctaaaaattataaaactctgccccgctgtccttagaaatattactaagctattgcaaaaagaatcgtaattttctaagctaccacgaatattttatggattttcaatcctatttaagcattagaaaattacgaaaaagcaaggttcgggtttacctttgccgattccgacttcgggaacacgctcgggatgcctgacaatggtggggtagccaaaacctcgatccaattcgaagacttttccggtagctggtctgtctggccggaaattcacagatccggacaactgtcgaatttccgcgaattgaggatacctacacgaagcccaataataatatataaaaaaatcaggggtgttacatatatatttaattaaataaaaatttagcgTTAACTacacattaaaattaaaaatttaaatttttagtcgAATTCAAGTAGATGAACCACGTTATTGATCATAAATTTATGgcctttttttaattatttatttttataaaaatataactttaatcaaattcaaattttatttttatatacaaacaaattttatttattttattttcaataagaataaaaataaataattttatatttttaaattactatttaatataataaattaaaaaataatttgtattGAAAACGttatgaaattattataattgcattTTAATTTTGACTAACCTAGGTAAATAGAATAAAACTAACactaattttataatttcaataaaatcaactaaaatttaaataaaattaaaaaagtgcttataatttttaaattaattactcctattttcaaattaattttatttcttacatcaataaaatattataatttataaatatatgaacattttttataaaatactcttcataaaaattatttagtctttatttgaataattaattatttaaaataaaaaaaattaattttatattaaaatttaattaaaaatcataatatcaaatttaaatacttattcatttcaaatttttatctatttatataatttatatattattatttaatggctaaatggctaaaaaaatgaaaacttttataaatttattaaattttagctaaacattttagttttattaatttaatcttaaattttgaCATTAGTTTCAATTTTAACAATTAACCTAATTAGATTACTTAATTTACAAAAGCAATTCAAATATTTGCATGCATTATTAATAttagtcaatttttttttctatcaattttagcaattattcttaaattgatataaaatattattttcattaatttatctatcattttgaaaattataattacatttatcCTGATTTTGTTATTTGTtcatactttatttttaatttttttttcttttttttccttaaatttaaaataaaatgataggAAAGATGTGAATGAAAAGTATAAGTAGAAAGAAtgagagaaaaaaattaaaaattaagataataatattatatatattattcatctattattttttattaacatgaagcttgttaaaattaataaaaatattaaaattattgaatatattaataaaacaaaaagaagtagctaaaattaataataaatgaaaaaatttgaattatttttaccaATTGATgggttaattatttttaattaaatttattattaaaattgaaaacattTGAAAATGTTAGATTAAattgatataattaaatttttttaccaAAATTAATAATTGACAAAAAAGCTTTGATTTTTTGTTTGTCTTTTTAATCTTATTTGATTACATAAATATATGAGTATTTAGAGTTATATTAATtttagatatataattataacaatgtatttataaattatataatttaacttttagatatataaattaaattatagacCTCAGCTCGCAATTCTATAGTGCAGAGTTCGTAATTTTTCTCCCATGGAAGAAAACAACTTTTCTCTTCCAATGTTACGGCATCTCTTTCTAACGAATGAATCAAAGCTGAAATATTTTGCAAGTGCTTTCCTCAGTTACAATAACAATTTGATGTTGCAATTTAAAAAAGAGAATCATTGCCATTCAGGTGTAGCCTAGTTGATTTTTTAACGTATTAAAGATGTAGGCAACAAAGAGGTTTCAAGTTTGAGTCTCCTCATCAACTTCTTTTATGATTATTTATCATTATGGTGAAAAAGAAAGAGACTCAATAGTACATCATATCCTTggttaattcattaattaatagGATAATTGCCAACAAATTCAAAATCTTTATATCCTTCCAAAAATCATGTTGAATAGTAGTGCAATTTCATTGCAAGTATTTAGTGAAATATTAATAGGTTTTATTGGCATTATTATTAGAGCTATTGTCGAAAACAACATATTCTTAAATATATTAGTTGCAaagcattaaaaataaattaaaaattgaaattaaaatattttattcataaaaatattaaaataatatattttaatcagtTCTCTAATTAAATTGCTGATACAAAAATCAAGTTCATAATTTGGAAGCATGTGCATTTCCAGCAGACTATATCAGAAAAAGAAAATGTCTTGAAAAAGGGATGAAAATATGTGAGAGAAGCAAGGCATGCAAGAATAGACTGATATAAATTTTTATCCAATACAAGCATTTTACATGTTTATATAAAATGCCAAAATATTTTTATCCATGGATGGAGAAATTGCAATTATATTATGTAGTAAATTTGCAATACATTTACATTTTATATGGCACAGGCAAAATTCATTTCTTCAATGATCAAAGCCCTCAAAGGAACAACAAAGTTTGTTTAAGCACACCCTATGACAGCATCAAGAACTTTGCAGGAATAGACTGATACAAGGTTGAAAGTCTGAAAGTAGGACAAAGCTTAGTTGTAAAACTAGATTGTAACAATGAGGAATAGAGGACAGATTCAGCTTATCATTGTAAATGGTGCTTTAAAATTTACCTTTCATAGGAAGAAACTTATATACAATTTGTGAAAATTCACCCCATTGAAAATTAACCAAGTAGCTAGATGGTTAGAGACATGGAAAGAGTAGTAATTTACAAGAGCAGCACAAGGATATAGGCATGGCATCAGTACTATCTCACAGAAAAAGCTTGTAGAAAAACAGCAGCAAATAGAATCAATTGAAAACAAAAGAAATATATTCATTTAATCGAATATCGCATCCGACAAATCCTGAAATGCTACCAAAAATCACCATTTTTTCTTTATATAATGAATCAATAATCATAAGCAAATGAGATTACAAAATTTCTATACATAATTGTCATTGCAGTGGGCTATGTATGTACCTATCGATTGCAATTGCAATTTTTAAATTTGACTCGTATACAACTTTGAGGGAAAAGAATTAACAAATAGTTTGGAAAATGAAAGTGAGTAcgttttttttacaaaaaaatattttcctgtAAAGTATTGTTTTGCACATTTTCACACAGAAAATAAGTCAAAGAAATTTCATggtcattttttaaattttgataattttataaaagtataaaaatatttatatttatataatataaatacataatattaatttaatattttttaaaaaattaatttaacattataattaaataatataaaatatcttcatgaaaaatatttttctgaaaaataattttatgaaaaacATTCTCTACATATAAATTATTctctaaaaaattaatttatatataaaaatatttttattaaattaataatatatatttattatgtaaatattatcatattttaataaaattaccaaaatttaaaaaataaaaaataacttcttCCCTTGACCAGAAGAATGACTTAAATAAGCAGAGCCTTTTCTTCTTATACTTGTTTCCGCGAAAAATACAAGAACCATAAGGATTTTGATAATAACTATCACATTTCCACAGTCAGTGCAACCAATTGACgcaaattattattttcattgtATCATATTattttccctcttttttttttttaactctttcTTTGTatcatattattttcatttactaATTTACCATTTGCTTTCCCTTTCGCTATTGATGTCATTttaattttacatttatttttccaaATATTAGGGATTGAATTGCTGAAATAAAAAGTAAAGGCAATGAAATCCTGAGGGCCTAACCTATTGTGGAGAAAAGTTGACAGAAAAAATGCATCAAATTCCTTATTTCATGAGGTTTTTCCCATTGATTATATAATGAAAATCAATGCAGTGTACATAATTTGTGTATTGTGCAAACTacgtttttttttattattcttattatttacaaatatttattcttttataaaatcttaaaaatatgaaatatggCTCccccggaaaaaaaaaaaatctcctcgTAGTGTTAGGCTATTAGCCTAACTTGGCAAAACCACAATACACTCAACACAGATCTAATGGCTATTGGCAGGACAAACATCAATGCTCTTTCTACCTTAACTAGGGAATTTCTAGCTTCAAAATATTCTCATCACTGAAAcaaagtgtgtgtgtgtgcacatatatatatatatatatatatatatatatatatatatatatatatatatatatatatataaggtagCCTATGCCTACTATAATCTTTCTTGGCTTCCCACATGTTTCCGGCAAAGCACATGGATGCAGCAAGCAACTTCAAGGCTGGCTCAATCAGCATTCATAAGACACAGCAAAGCTTGTTTGTTTCATATTAAAAGGAATCCATATCCATTTTTACCACAAAACACTacatatatttaaaatgaaaagggTTTCACACATAACCTAGACAAAATTGTCATAGTACACATGATAAAGGTGAAAGTAAGTCtgctaaaaaaaaaattgcctAGCCATCCCTCAACAAACAAAAGCAAGCTTTAATATGCTCGGTAGTGCAGAACAGCAACTCTGCAAGAATAAGAAAATTATGCAAGTTCTGAAAATGATAGTATATTTCTCTAATTAAAATGCTGATACAAAAATCAAGTTCATACTTTGGAAGCGTATTTCCAGCAGAATAGatcagaaaaagaaaatgacttgagAAAGGGATGAAAATATGTGAGAGAATGCAAGAATATAGAATGATAAAATTTTTTATCGAATACATGCCTTTTATATGTTCATCTAAAATACCACATAATTTTTATTGctagttaattttttttcataGGATGATGAAAATGCAATATTTAATGTGTACATAAATTCTTTGTATAGTATGTAGTAAATTTGCAATATATTTACATTTTATATGGCATAGGGCAAAATTCTTTTCTTCAATGATCAACCAACGCCCTCATTCGGACAACAAAGTCTGTTTAAGCACACCCTATGACAGCTACAATAGCTTTGCAGAAATAGACTGATACAAGGCTGAAAATCTGAAAGTAGGACAAAACTTAGTTATATCACCAGACTGTAACAATGAGCAACAGGAGACAGATTCAGCTTATCATTGTAATGGTGCTTTAAGATTTACCTTTGATAGCAAGAAACTTATATGCAATTGGTGAAAATTCACCCCATCCTGGCCTCTGATATAAGAAGCTCCATTTTTTCAGTAAGATGATTCATATGTTGAATATTGTCCAGGCCATTCTCCTGCCATGATTGCAATTCCTGTTCTCTGGTCATGTGGCTAGGCAATGAGCTTGAATTAATTTCCTCCGTGTCCACCGTGGGTGAGCTTGCTGTAAGAAACTGTTCCCAGAACACATCATTAATGCCAGGAAGCTTAGGTATCCCATCCATCAAAATATCTGTGTCCTGATTGGAAGAAAATGCATCAGTTTCTTCAGAAGTTGCTACATCCAAGACGGATAGCATTGGATTGATGTTCTCGCCATCCCCATTCGTTGGATTGACAAAATTTGTATTAGGAATTCCAGTAGAGCTTTCTGGCACAACTCCTTGTATCTCAGCAAAGTTAGGCAGAATTGCATCTTGCCCAGAATTATGCATTGTCATCTCAGAAATATGATCTGTTTTAACACAGTCAGTTACAGCACATGATGGAGATTGGACCTCAGAAATGGCATTACATGGATGACTGACAGAAAACCCTGACTCAACAGGCAAAAATGAAGGTCCGGAAGTTGGTTGAACATCTGAAATCATCAATTCTGAGATCCGACTTGAAGCATTGTTGCTGTCTAATGCATTGGAAGAAGAAAGATTACCAATCAGGAAAGGACCAGAATTGTTTATTGATGGTTCCAGCCTAGATGATGAATTAATCTTCAGGATCTGGTGCAGCATAGCTTTTGCTGCTTCATTCATTGAAGAGTGGAATTTCACAATCTGGCCATTGGAAGAATTACTGTCAGACTTAACTGCCAAATTTTCTTCCTCCTGCCCTGGAAGTCTCCTCTTTTTAGTGCCCCCAAGCCTGTTGCTTTCATTATTCTGCTGTACAAGCTGATTTAAGAAGCCTGGGCTTTGCATGGCCTTTGCAAGGAATGACATCATTTGTTGCTGTCGCTGCTCCATTGCCTGAACACGTTGCCCCACAGTTTGCAACTGGTTATCTGTAGCTTGCTGCTGCTGCCTCAATCTAACAAGTTCCTGCATAAGCACATTCTTGTCCCGTTTCAGTCTTTCAACCTCTTCCTCTAGTCCAAACATCCCAACTTCAACACATGCTGCAACCTTAGAGCTCTGAACCTGAGGCGGTTGATTACTCTGTCCATGAAGTGACTTTTTCCTAGATATACTCTTCAAGAGATGCTTTTGTCCTCTTAAGAACCCCTCATTTGCAAATTCATAGCGATCTGGGTCAACTTTCCTGAAACCCTGCTTCAAGAAGGAAGGAAACATCAAGGAATGATATAGCCACTAACAACAGGGTTGTTAGCCGTTGCCAAGAATATTTGACCCAAGAATGTAGAACACAACAAATGCACCAAGCAGGTTCAAAGTCTGAAGTCTGAACACATTAAAAATGTAGCatctgatttaaatttcacattaTAAATATAGT
It encodes:
- the LOC110641431 gene encoding heat stress transcription factor A-1b, encoding MESLTANSVPPFLSKTYDMVDDPSTNSVVSWSSSDNSFVVWNVPEFQRDLLPKYFKHSNFSSFVRQLNTYGFRKVDPDRYEFANEGFLRGQKHLLKSISRKKSLHGQSNQPPQVQSSKVAACVEVGMFGLEEEVERLKRDKNVLMQELVRLRQQQQATDNQLQTVGQRVQAMEQRQQQMMSFLAKAMQSPGFLNQLVQQNNESNRLGGTKKRRLPGQEEENLAVKSDSNSSNGQIVKFHSSMNEAAKAMLHQILKINSSSRLEPSINNSGPFLIGNLSSSNALDSNNASSRISELMISDVQPTSGPSFLPVESGFSVSHPCNAISEVQSPSCAVTDCVKTDHISEMTMHNSGQDAILPNFAEIQGVVPESSTGIPNTNFVNPTNGDGENINPMLSVLDVATSEETDAFSSNQDTDILMDGIPKLPGINDVFWEQFLTASSPTVDTEEINSSSLPSHMTREQELQSWQENGLDNIQHMNHLTEKMELLISEARMG